One segment of Carcharodon carcharias isolate sCarCar2 chromosome 16, sCarCar2.pri, whole genome shotgun sequence DNA contains the following:
- the med8 gene encoding mediator of RNA polymerase II transcription subunit 8 isoform X1 — MPGKVGQEQRCSQPQEEKQLEASVDAIISRVADLKSSLAAFIFKLENEFERMNWPSVLDNFALVSGQLNTLNKLLKNDKTPLLRNQVIIPLLLSPDRDDELTKLTEGRVPVFSHEVVPDHLRTKPDPEVEEQEKQLSAEAARLAPDVAQKHIQALNKMCGNLLDKLNNTREERESESGALRQNKQTFNPADTNALLAAIGFGKGLSKPIRPTPQGGPVSSGQSVPGAGLQGGPSMAQVSIQSGPNQQGMQGQVPSQQGQPGKMPSTIKTNIKSASMHPYQR; from the exons ATGCCCGGTAAAGTTGGACAGGAGCAACGCTGCAGCCAG CCACAAGAAGAAAAGCAGTTGGAGGCATCTGTGGACGCGATTATCAGCCGGGTGGCTGACCTGAAAAGTTCTTTGGCAGCTTTCATCTTCAAGTTAGAGAATGAATTTGAACGTATGAACTG GCCCTCAGTATTGGATAACTTTGCCCTGGTATCTGGGCAACTGAACACCTTGAACAAGCTCCTGAAAAATGATAAAACACCACTCCTAAGAAATCAGGTCATCATTCCACTGCTACTTTCTCCGGACCGTGATGATGAATTGACG AAGCTAACAGAGGGTCGAGTTCCTGTTTTCAGTCATGAGGTGGTTCCAGATCATCTCCGGACTAAACCAGATCCAGAGGTAGAAGAACAGGAGAAGCAACTGAGTGCAGAGGCAGCACGCCTAGCGCCTGATGTAGCTCAG AAGCACATCCAGGCATTGAACAAAATGTGTGGCAACCTACTTgacaaactcaacaacactcgGGAGGAGCGGGAATCCGAGAGTGGAG CTTTGCGGCAGAACAAGCAGACATTTAACCCAGCAGATACTAATGCTTTATTGGCGGCAATTGGATTTGGGAAAGGATTGTCCAAACCGATCAGACCAACGCCCCAAGGTGGGCCAGTCTCATCGGGTCAGTCTGTACCAGGTGCTGGTCTACAGGGGGGTCCAAGCATGGCACAGGTGTCAATTCAAAGTGGGCCTAACCAACAAGGAATGCAAGGCCAGGTTCCATCACAGCAAGGCCAGCCAG gtaaGATGCCAAGCACCATAAAAACCAACATCAAGTCTGCATCAATGCACCCATATCAGAGATGA
- the med8 gene encoding mediator of RNA polymerase II transcription subunit 8 isoform X2, with the protein MQPQEEKQLEASVDAIISRVADLKSSLAAFIFKLENEFERMNWPSVLDNFALVSGQLNTLNKLLKNDKTPLLRNQVIIPLLLSPDRDDELTKLTEGRVPVFSHEVVPDHLRTKPDPEVEEQEKQLSAEAARLAPDVAQKHIQALNKMCGNLLDKLNNTREERESESGALRQNKQTFNPADTNALLAAIGFGKGLSKPIRPTPQGGPVSSGQSVPGAGLQGGPSMAQVSIQSGPNQQGMQGQVPSQQGQPGKMPSTIKTNIKSASMHPYQR; encoded by the exons ATGCAG CCACAAGAAGAAAAGCAGTTGGAGGCATCTGTGGACGCGATTATCAGCCGGGTGGCTGACCTGAAAAGTTCTTTGGCAGCTTTCATCTTCAAGTTAGAGAATGAATTTGAACGTATGAACTG GCCCTCAGTATTGGATAACTTTGCCCTGGTATCTGGGCAACTGAACACCTTGAACAAGCTCCTGAAAAATGATAAAACACCACTCCTAAGAAATCAGGTCATCATTCCACTGCTACTTTCTCCGGACCGTGATGATGAATTGACG AAGCTAACAGAGGGTCGAGTTCCTGTTTTCAGTCATGAGGTGGTTCCAGATCATCTCCGGACTAAACCAGATCCAGAGGTAGAAGAACAGGAGAAGCAACTGAGTGCAGAGGCAGCACGCCTAGCGCCTGATGTAGCTCAG AAGCACATCCAGGCATTGAACAAAATGTGTGGCAACCTACTTgacaaactcaacaacactcgGGAGGAGCGGGAATCCGAGAGTGGAG CTTTGCGGCAGAACAAGCAGACATTTAACCCAGCAGATACTAATGCTTTATTGGCGGCAATTGGATTTGGGAAAGGATTGTCCAAACCGATCAGACCAACGCCCCAAGGTGGGCCAGTCTCATCGGGTCAGTCTGTACCAGGTGCTGGTCTACAGGGGGGTCCAAGCATGGCACAGGTGTCAATTCAAAGTGGGCCTAACCAACAAGGAATGCAAGGCCAGGTTCCATCACAGCAAGGCCAGCCAG gtaaGATGCCAAGCACCATAAAAACCAACATCAAGTCTGCATCAATGCACCCATATCAGAGATGA